GCCAGCTCGAGCGCGGTTTCCCAGCCGGCAATTGCCAGCTGCTTGGAAACTTCTTCCGTAAAACTTACGGAATTTTCTTCGCCGTATTTCATGCGCAACATCGTAATGGTCGATCCCAAGCCCAGGAAGCCCATGCCATGACGACGCTTACGCGTAATCTCGTCGCGCTGCCGGGCCAGCGGCAGGCCGTTGATCTCGACCACGTTATCCAGCATGCGGGTGAACACTTTCACCACCTTGCGGAACTCGGTCCAATCAAAGCGTGCTTTCTCAGTGAACGGGTCGAGCACGAACTTGGTAAGGTTCACCGAGCCCAGCAAGCACGAACCGTACGGCGGCAACGGCTGCTCGCCACAAGGATTGGTTGCACGAATCGTTTCCGTGAACCAGTTGTTGTTCATTTCATTGACGCGATCGATCAGGACGAACCCAGGCTCCGCGAAGTCGTAAGTGGAGGCCATGATGACGTCCCATACGCGACGCGCCGGCATTGTGCGATAAATCTTGCAGGCAACGAGGCCGTCGGCATTGCGCACATAATTCTGCGGCTCGGGCCATTCGCGCCAGACGAACTGCGAAGCGTCGTTGACATCCAGGCCGTCCTGATCCATTTCCTTGCGTGTCACCGGGAATGCCAGCTTCCACTCGGTATCGGCCTTTACTGCCTGCATGAACTCGTCAGTAATCAGCAATGACAGATTGAACTGCCGCAACCGTCCGTCCTCACGCTTGGCAAGAATAAAGTCCATGACATCCGGATGACCGACGTCGAACGTGCCCATTTGCGCGCCACGCCGACCGCCGGCGGAGGAAACGGTGAAACACATCTTGTCGTAGATATCCATGAACGACAGCGGCCCGGACGTATAGGCCCCGGCGCCCGACACGTAAGCGCCTTTGGGCCGCAGCGTCGAAAACTCGTAGCCGATTCCGCAACCGGCCTTGAGCGTAAGACCCGCTTCATGAACCTTGTTCAGGATGTTGTCCATCGAATCCGCGACCGTACCGGACACGGTACAGTTGATGGTCGATGTCGCCGGCTTGTGCTCTTTCGCCCCGGCATTCGAGGTAATCCGACCAGCGGGAATTGCGCCACTGCGCAACGCCCAGAGGAATTTTTCGAACCATTCCTCGCGCAACGGTTCGGCTTCAACGTCCGCTAAAGCGCGCGCAACCCGTATGTAAGTGTCATCAATGGTCTGATCAATCGGCGCACCGTCTTTTGCTGACAGGCGGTACTTTGCCTGCCAAATATCGAGCGATGCGGGCTGAAACTCAATGTCAGCAACGGTTTCAGCGTTCAAATTCACAGCGGACTTCATGTGGTCCTCAACTCCCTATTCCTTTAGAGGGCCCGGCACGGATCAGCTGCAACGCCCAAATTTCAGCGAATAGGCCCCCGCTCACCAGCTGCCCCAACAAACCGATGAGTGCCAAATTGGCGTCAGATCTTCAGTATCTGCGACACAAGATGTTGTGTCTGTCAGGGCACAAGATTATGCCCGCAAGGGTTGCCTGTCAAGAGCCGGGAGGATATCCGGCGCTAGACTTTACTTTATACTTTTCAATCACTTATACATATTACAGCGGAAAATGCTTTAGAATCAGGGAAATTAATCGCGCTGTAACACGGAAATGCACGTGCACAATATCTAGTGGCATTAAGTGAAATCAACAAAATGGCCATTTGGCGCACTTTGCCGCGCTCCGCAATGCTTGAAAACGGCCTGCACGCCCGCATTAAGCCCGTCACACAAGGACGCTGATACACCCTCTCGGCAACTCACCCAACCATCTGCGGCACCGACAGGAGGATCAATCATGCCCATTTTGCGCAGCAAGGAGCCGCCCGCTGCCGCCGGCAAACCGCATCGGCCACCCGAGACGCGCGCGCTCGCGGCCATCGCTATTAAAGGGCACAACGACGCCTGCCGCGCTTCGGCCGATCGCCCCGGCGTCGATCCCGCTGACACAGCCGTCGACCAACAAGCGAACAGGCGAACCAGGCGCGGCGTACGCACCAACAAGCGAACAAGACTCAGTCCACGGGCGACAGCGCTGCTCAGGGTGTATTTCTGCCGCCATTTAGCCTTGCCGGCAACGGTCTGCAGCGACGGTAATGCC
The DNA window shown above is from Woeseia oceani and carries:
- a CDS encoding adenosylcobalamin-dependent ribonucleoside-diphosphate reductase, giving the protein MKSAVNLNAETVADIEFQPASLDIWQAKYRLSAKDGAPIDQTIDDTYIRVARALADVEAEPLREEWFEKFLWALRSGAIPAGRITSNAGAKEHKPATSTINCTVSGTVADSMDNILNKVHEAGLTLKAGCGIGYEFSTLRPKGAYVSGAGAYTSGPLSFMDIYDKMCFTVSSAGGRRGAQMGTFDVGHPDVMDFILAKREDGRLRQFNLSLLITDEFMQAVKADTEWKLAFPVTRKEMDQDGLDVNDASQFVWREWPEPQNYVRNADGLVACKIYRTMPARRVWDVIMASTYDFAEPGFVLIDRVNEMNNNWFTETIRATNPCGEQPLPPYGSCLLGSVNLTKFVLDPFTEKARFDWTEFRKVVKVFTRMLDNVVEINGLPLARQRDEITRKRRHGMGFLGLGSTITMLRMKYGEENSVSFTEEVSKQLAIAGWETALELAREKGPAPIMNEEFTVTQEMLSKRPEMVADGLKVGDKVPGRVLHARYSRYMQRIAKESPELVEQLAETGARFTHHSSIAPTGTISLSLANNASNGIEPSFAHHYFRNVIRQGKKTKEKVDVLSFELLSYRALINEKAAPNSEDSEAALPDYFVTAEDITPKAHVDIQAAAQSWIDSSISKTANVPTDYPYEDFKDIYMYAYEQGLKGCTTFRFNPEAFQGVLVKERDLKNTVYTFTLEDGKEVELQGDEEIEYDGEVHTAANLFDALKEGYYGKF